A region from the Hypomesus transpacificus isolate Combined female chromosome 11, fHypTra1, whole genome shotgun sequence genome encodes:
- the LOC124473668 gene encoding stonin-1 translates to MCSMKSSNWVTFEDDGSPPPFPQKPLQSPGSRKDSVPRPNGLKLVLPPVGDSSWSFPPLESPAGFCSLEGGACVPCNTPLSTPLSTPLSGPASTLSGPWEQNDFFRSFSSSSTATGPSPGPDASSPPALPEPSEGLRPFPVFQGEPGHFNPFWEGAGTCVDSGSSSSDSESGSSLPRFFIRTKDGQEPQRDLLQNSYSYICHKLEGLRAEEDHGVVRGEACRSGCREEEEGHKGPSPFIPRGLFRSQRRDGWSLMLRIPEKKNRMSSRQWGPIYLRLLPGGILQMYYEKGLEKPFKEFQLLPHCQLSKLKLESYGEPRKILTVKVEHVSYSEKKRYHPKLELSHETEAEQLLKFGTTDHADMEDLLAAMEEELLRLPPPLQRRHHEEQELSLHITDHVWLQLDKDGVLVDRATYTHVHCLAFLNGAGDCFLALNDHGLLRCDASYGPEEAEDAWMEISEWHLHRCVSEQEFQRTRLLKFCPPDGCRVELLRYRTLSPAGADMPFSIKASVTVQGAYVELQAFLNMTSSWPADGPPLCEDVQVRVPVPPEWVKVARTVALLRQKSLKARMNRNACLGSVSAADSQPVIQVTVGTVKYENVYSAIVWRIDRLPVKNMAVEHPHSLSCRLELGSDQDVPRDWYPYASIEYQATGALASQTRVRSLGTESDIQPHKHVISRTHCHCQPKLYLSVIDDVIESMQEIMGDEGLEDRVLADLRQLWESKVMQSNAVEGFKDTLTSSNFLLQLPASLVQPSNPPPSSIVIPAGQCVGSFTTKDLSNSGTMATFSLPPGVSYPIQIPAGVTLQTASGQLYKVNVPVMVTQAPGGPPTRPPQSVVVRKEVPRPPSQAPLPPALRPSLPIRAVPRGPEVELWRAAGHNTQPTHRGALSQPQTQTQGALSQPSHSQLPQGALSQPQAPHLLWPQASHLPQAQPLAPLSPPKYHAQAPHEDSSDSPFDGEFTLEGIEFSPQPVDMSMSSCLSGQLADYQGSEFSSIMEEVEQMVKEEDGAARAGGLSDVEELPHHPAKVRAPGHHLTSLSQHAGRHLSSAVHPHLSRSLSPLPLWLPIVDVLRDYNYSDLSDLKLEEDRGVKMEEEEEGREVMGENEYLGIINAEALKALHEAEGSSDDDTSHCDSDGLELEEEDPLNSGDDVSEQDIPDLFDTDNVIVCQYDKIHRSKNRWKFYLKDGVMCYRGRDYVFSKAVGEAEW, encoded by the exons ATGTGTTCAATGAAGAGCTCTAACTGGGTGACATTTGAGGATGACGGGTCACCTCCCCCGTTCCCCCAGAAGCCCTTGCAGTCGCCAGGGTCAAGAAAGGACTCGGTTCCCCGTCCGAATGGTCTGAAGCTGGTCCTCCCGCCCGTAGGAGACTCTTCCTGGAGCTTCCCCCCTCTGGAGTCTCCTGCTGGGTTCTGCAGCCTGGAGGGGGGTGCCTGCGTGCCCTGCAACACGCCGCTCAGCACACCACTCAGCACGCCGCTCAGTGGACCCGCCTCCACCCTGAGCGGCCCCTGGGAACAGAACGACTTCTTCCGtagcttctccagctcctccacggCCACCGGCCCCTCCCCAGGCCCTgatgcctcctcccccccggccTTGCCAGAGCCTTCAGAGGGCCTCCGTCCCTTCCCCGTCTTCCAGGGTGAGCCCGGACACTTCAACCCGTTCTGGGAGGGTGCAGGGACCTGCGTTGACTCCGGAAGCTCCTCCTCAGATTCCGAGTCTGGCTCAAGCCTTCCGCGCTTTTTCATCAGGACCAAGGACGGCCAGGAGCCCCAGAGAGACCTGCTGCAGAACTCCTACTCCTACATCTGCCATAAGCTGGAGGGCCTACGAGCAGAGGAGGATCACGGAGTGGTGCGAGGAGAGGCCTGCAGGTCCGggtgcagagaggaagaggagggccaCAAGGGTCcgtctcccttcatccctcggGGCCTGTTCCGCAGTCAGAGGCGGGACGGCTGGTCCTTGATGCTGCGGAtaccagagaagaagaaccGCATGTCATCCCGACAGTGGGGCCCCATCTACCTCAGGCTCCTCCCTGGTGGCATCCTGCAGATGTACTATGAGAAAGGCCTGGAGAAGCCCTTCAAGGAGTTCCAGCTGCTCCCCCACTGCCAGCTGTCCAAGCTGAAGCTGGAAAGTTATGGGGAGCCCCGCAAGATCCTCACAGTGAAGGTGGAGCATGTGTCCTACTCCGAGAAGAAGCGCTACCACCCCAAGCTGGAGCTGAGCCATGAAACCGAAGCCGAGCAGCTGTTGAAGTTCGGCACCACGGACCACGCTGACATGGAGGACCTCCTGGCTGccatggaggaggagctgctccGGCTGCCGCCGCCGCTGCAGCGACGCCACCACGAGGAGCAGGAGCTTTCCCTGCACATCACCGACCACGTCTGGCTGCAGCTGGACAAGGACGGGGTGCTGGTGGACCGAGCCACCTACACCCACGTCCACTGCCTGGCCTTCCTGAACGGAGCAGGCGACTGCTTCCTGGCACTGAACGACCATGGCCTGTTGCGCTGCGACGCCAGCTATGGCCCTGAGGAGGCCGAGGATGCCTGGATGGAGATCTCCGAGTGGCACCTACACCGGTGTGTCAGCGAGCAGGAGTTCCAGAGGACACGGCTGTTGAAGTTCTGTCCTCCGGACGGCTGCAGGGTGGAGCTGCTGCGGTACCGGACCCTGTCCCCGGCCGGAGCCGACATGCCCTTCTCCATCAAGGCGTCGGTCACCGTGCAGGGAGCCTATGTGGAGCTGCAGGCCTTCCTCAACATGACATCCTCCTGGCCGGCCGACGGGCCTCCGCTCTGCGAGGACGTCCAGGTGCGCGTGCCAGTGCCACCAGAGTGGGTCAAGGTGGCACGAACGGTGGCACTGCTGAGACAGAAGTCCCTTAAGGCCCGTATGAACCGGAACGCCTGTCTGGGCTCAGTGAGCGCTGCAGACTCTCAACCAGTCATTCAGGTGACGGTTGGCACGGTTAAGTACGAGAACGTCTACTCGGCCATCGTTTGGAGGATCGACAGGCTGCCTGTTAAGAACATGG CGGTGGAGCACCCACACTCCCTCTCCTGCCGGCTGGAGCTGGGCTCGGACCAGGACGTGCCCAGAGACTGGTACCCCTACGCCTCCATAGAGTACCAGGCAACCGGGGCCCTGGCATCCCAGACCAGGGTGCGCTCGCTGGGCACCGAGAGTGACATCCAGCCCCACAAACACGTGATCAGTAGGACTCACTGTCACTGTCAG CCTAAACTCTACCTGTCCGTCATTGACGACGTGATTGAGAGTATGCAGGAGATAATGGGAGACGAGGGGCTGGAGGACCGCGTCCTGGCCGATTTAAGACAG TTATGGGAGTCTAAAGTCATGCAGTCTAATGCGGTGGAGGGATTTAAGGACACCCTCACCTCGTCTAACTTCCTGCTGCAGCTTCCAGCCAGCT TAGTACAACCTTCTaatcctcccccatcctctatCGTCATCCCTGCAGGTCAGTGTGTCGGGAGTTTCACCACCAAG gacctatc CAACTCGGGCACCATGGcaaccttctccctccctccaggggtGAGCTACCCCATCCAGATACCTGCAGGGGTCACCCTCCAGACCGCCTCAG GTCAGCTGTACAAGGTGAACGTCCCGGTGATGGTGACCCAGGCCCCCGGGGGGCCCCCTACCCGGCCCCCCCAGAGCGTTGTGGTGAGGAAGGAAGTGCCTCGGCCCCCCTCCCaggcacccctcccccctgccctccgtCCCTCACTGCCCATCAGAGCGGTGCCTCGGGGCCCTGAGGTGGAGCTCTGGAGGGCTGCAGGACACAACACCCAGCCTACACACAGGGGggccctctcccagcctcagacccagaCTCAGGGGGCCCTCTCCCAGCCTTCACATAGCCAACTGCCCCAGGGGGCCCtctcccagccccaggccccccaCCTGCTCTGGCCCCAGGCCTCCCAcctgccccaggcccagcccctggcccccctctcccctcccaagTACCATGCCCAGGCTCCACATGAGGATTCCTCAGACAGCCCTTTCGATGGAGAATTCACCCTGGAGGGGATAGAGTTCAGCCCCCAGCCTGTAGATATGTCTATGTCCTCCTGCCTCTCAGGCCAGCTGGCTGATTAccaggggtcagagttcagcagcatcatggaggaggtggagcagatggtgaaggaggaggatggtGCTGCCAGGGCAGGAGGGCTGAGTGATGTGGAGGAGCTCCCTCACCACCCTGCCAAGGTGAGAGCACCTGGACATCACCTCACCAGTCTGTCTCAACATGCAGGCCGGCATCTCAGTTCAGCAGTCCATCCACATCTTTCTCGCtcactttctcccctccctctctggctccctatt GTGGATGTGTTGAGAGACTACAACTACAGCGACCTGTCAGACTTG aagcttgaggaggatagaggggtgaagatggaagaagaggaggaaggtagAGAGGTGATGGGAGAGAATGAGTACCTGGGAATAATCAATGCGGAAGCCCTGAAAGCTCTACATGAGGCGGAGGGGAGCAGTGATGACGACACCTCCCACTGTGACAGCGATggactggagctggaggaggag GACCCTCTGAACTCTGGAGATGATGTCAGTGAGCAGGACATCCCCGACCTGTTTGACACCGACAACGTCATTGTGTGCCAGTATGACAAG ATCCACCGCAGTAAGAATCGCTGGAAGTTCTACTTGAAGGATGGGGTGATGTGTTACAGAGGGAGGGACTACGTGTTCTCCAAGGCTGTGGGGGAGGCAGAATGGTGA